Sequence from the Streptomyces sp. NBC_00102 genome:
CCGGCCGCGGCTCCGGAACACGGACTCCGACGGGCCGGGCCGCCCAGGCGTCCCCGCACGCCTCTTCGCCGGTGATGGGCCGGGTGAGCCCGGCGACGACGGGCTCACCCGCGGTCCGGGCGCGCCCGGCCGCGTCCTTCGTCCAGAAGCGGGCGGCCAGCACGGTTCCGCGTCCCGGCACGGAGTGGATGTCCACGGAGTCGGCGAGGCGTGTGATCGCGCCGAGTCCGATGCCGAGCGTGCCGGCCGAGGACACGCCGTCGGTCAGCGAATGGCTCACGTCGGCCATGCCCGGACCCGCGTCGATGGTGACGATTTCGACGCCCGCGTCGTTCGCCGTACGTACCGCGCGCAGCAGCAGGGTGCCGTCCACGGCGTGCCTGTCCAGGTTGGTCGCCGCCTCGCTCACCGCGAGGGCGACCTCGGCGCAGCGCTGCTCGTCGAAGCCGAGCCGCCGCGCCAGGGCGGACGCGGCTCCTCTCGCGGCGGCCGGCAGGGAGTGAGGGTCGCGGAACCAGGCGATGTCCTGCGAGTCCAGCATCGGCAGGGTCAGCGCGCCCATTTGGTCACCGCGATCTGGGTGCCGCGGCCGACCTCGGTGTCCAGGGTGAAGTCGTCGACCAGTCGGCGTGCTCCGCTGAGGCCGAGGCCGAGACCGCCGCCGGAGGTCCATCCGTCGGTGAGTGCGAGGTCCAGGTCGGGAATGCCCGGCCCGGAGTCCTCGAAGACGGCGGTCACGCCGAGGCGGCCGTTGCGGCGGACCAGGCCGGTGCGCATGACTCCGCCACCGCCGTACACCAGGGTGTTGCGGGCGAGTTCACTGGCCGCCGTGACCAGCTTGGTCTGGTCGACCAGCGACAGCTTGCACCGCTGGGCGAGGGTGCGCACGAGCTGGCGGGCGCGGACCACGTCGTCGTTCGACGCGACCGGGACCGTCTCGTGCTCGCCCTCCGGAACGGACGGGAGCCCGCTCACGGCCGTGCCGGACGGCGGTGGTCCGAGCGGGCCAGGATGTCCAGCCCCTTCTCCAGAGTCAGGGCCGTGCGCACGCCGCCGAGGGACAGTCCCAGCTCGACCAGGGTGATGGCGACGGCGGGCCGCATGCCCACGACGACGGTCTCCGCGTCGAGCATCCGCGAGATGGCGGCCGTGGTGGCCAGCATCCTGCCCACGAAGGAGTCGACGATCTCCACCGCGGTGATGTCGATGACCACGCCGCTCGCGCCCGTGGCGACGATGCGGGCGGCGAGGTCGTCCTGCAGATCGAGGACGGTCTGGTCCTCCAGGTCCACCTGGATGGACACCAGGAGGACCTCGCCGATCTTCA
This genomic interval carries:
- a CDS encoding anti-sigma regulatory factor, producing the protein MGALTLPMLDSQDIAWFRDPHSLPAAARGAASALARRLGFDEQRCAEVALAVSEAATNLDRHAVDGTLLLRAVRTANDAGVEIVTIDAGPGMADVSHSLTDGVSSAGTLGIGLGAITRLADSVDIHSVPGRGTVLAARFWTKDAAGRARTAGEPVVAGLTRPITGEEACGDAWAARPVGVRVPEPRPARRTAGREVPDALDWSALTGFGRSRTDLPTAPATPRVPKDGEQGIDPSSDDPALLLMFCDGLGHGPLAGRAADAAVTAFRDGRAQSPDGVIREIHTALRGGRGGAVAVVRITPGART
- a CDS encoding anti-sigma regulatory factor, producing the protein MSGLPSVPEGEHETVPVASNDDVVRARQLVRTLAQRCKLSLVDQTKLVTAASELARNTLVYGGGGVMRTGLVRRNGRLGVTAVFEDSGPGIPDLDLALTDGWTSGGGLGLGLSGARRLVDDFTLDTEVGRGTQIAVTKWAR
- a CDS encoding STAS domain-containing protein is translated as MSERVPVLKIGEVLLVSIQVDLEDQTVLDLQDDLAARIVATGASGVVIDITAVEIVDSFVGRMLATTAAISRMLDAETVVVGMRPAVAITLVELGLSLGGVRTALTLEKGLDILARSDHRRPARP